The Aneurinibacillus uraniidurans genome segment GAATGAGAAGACAAAGCAAGAGCTAGAGTTACGTAAGCCTCAAGTTATACATATTATTATTACAACTTTATCTTCGATGAAACCGGAAGAGATTCAGGGTGCCGGTGGAATTGCGAAAATGGAAGACGCGATAAAAAAAGAGCTGAATCCGCTTCTCAAAGAAGGTAAAGTTCTGAAGGTTATTACAACACATAAAATTATTGATATGTAAGTGCAGGTTATTATGACGCAGAGAAGGGGGTGACACTTATGAGTGAAGTTTTGTCCCAATCAGAAATTGATGCGCTGCTTGCGGCAATTTCATCCGGGGAAATGAACGCGGAAGAGCTGAAAAAAGAAGAGTTGGAGAAGAAAGTAAAAGTATATGATTTTAAGCGGGCGCTACGGTTTTCTAAAGACCAGATTCGTACGTTAACACGTATCCACGAGAATTATGCGCGTTTGCTTACCACTTATTTTTCAGCACAACTCCGAACGTTTGTGCAAATAAGTGTTGCATCTGTTGATCAGCTTCCTTACGAGGAGTTTATTCGTTCGATACCAAAGATGACCATTCTGAATATATTTGAAGCGGAGCCGCTAGAAGGTCGTATGGTGATGGAGGTAAATCCGAATGTTGCTTATGCGATGCTCGAGCGTCTTTTAGGAGGAGCAGGCACAACATCAAACAAAACAGGTGCGCTTACAGAAATTGAAACTACTATTATGGAGCGGATTTTCAGTCGAGCTTTGTACAGCTTTGCGGAAGCGTGGAAAAACGTGGTCGACATGGAGCCGGAACTCGAGTTGCTAGAAGTAAATCCTCAGTTTATGCAGATTGTGTCGCCGAATGAAACGGTTGCTGTAATCTCATTTAGTACAAAAATCGGAGAGACAACAGGCATGATTAACCTCTGTCTGCCGCATGTAGTGCTTGAACCGTTAATGGTAAAACTTTCCGCCCATTACTGGTTATCAACACAAAAGAAGACACGGAATGAGCGTGAAATCGAAATTCTTCAGGAACGAGTGCGAACCGCAAAGCTTCCTCTAATTGCGGAGCTTGGAATATCCACCATTTCTGTTAGCGAGTTTTTAAATCTAGCTCCAGGAGACGTCATCCAGCTTGATCAGCGGACAGAAGATAAAGTAAGAGTGATGGTTGGGCGGAAGGCGAAATATTTGGCCACGCCGGGAACTTCCAGAGGTCGCTCCGCGGTATTGATTGAAAAAGTTTTGGAGGAAGAAGGGGTGGAAGAAGATGAGTAGGGAAATGCTTTCCCAGGATGAAATCGATGCTTTGTTAACGCAAAACAATCTAGAGGATGAAGAGGAAGAGGCAGGAAGTCAGCAGGATCTTAATATTGATGATATCTTATCTCCACTTGAGCAGGATGCACTCGGCGAGATTGGAAACATCACATTTGGCAGCGCAGCTACAGCACTTTCCAGTCTTCTTGGTCAGATGACGGATATTACCACACCAAAAGTTGGTGCGATTCGTCGTGAAGATGTACAGAGTCAGTTTCCACAGCCGTATGTGGCTGTACATGTAGAGTATACGGAAGGTTTTCAGGGGATTAATCTGCTTGTGATCCGGACCCAGGATGCGCAAATTATTGCTGACTTAATGATGGGAGGCGATGGTACAAGTCCGCCAGAGGAACTGAGTGAGATTCACCTGAGTGCTGTACAAGAAGCGATGAACCAGATGATGGGCTCAGCTGCTACATCCATGTCAACAATTTTCAATAAATTGGTTAATATTTCTCCGCCAGGAATTGATATGATGGATTTGGCGCATGGAAAAGGAACAGAGAACATTCCACAAGAGGATATTCTCATTAAAGTTTCGTTCCGCTTGAAGATCGGCACACTTATTGATTCGAATATCATGCAGCTTATACCAATTCCGTTCGCTAAATCAATGGTCAACATGCTCATTGGCGGCATGGGAGAAGAACCGGCAGCACCGATGCCCGATTCGACTCCGGCTCCGGTTGTACAGGAAATGCCACCGGCGATTCCACAGTCTATCCCACAACAACAGCCAGTTGCTGCAGGGATGGGGCAGGACTATGGACAGCCGCCGCAGCAACCACCAGCTGCTTATCCGCCACCGTATGCGGATCCGAATCTGTATCAGCAGCCGCCGGCCTATCCACCATATCCGCAGTATCCACCACAAGGATATGCAGCGTATCCGCCACAGCCACCACAACAGCCACAGGCAAATGTACAGCCTGTACAGTTCTCGGCATTTGGAAATGCTGCTGCTCCACAGGGATTACCGCAAAATATAGATATGTTGCTCGATATACCGCTTAAAGTGACCGTTGAACTTGGCCGCACTAAAAAACTAATTAAAGATATTTTAGATTTTTCACCAGGTTCAATTATCGAATTGGATAAACTGGCAGGTGAGCCGGTTGATATTCTAGTAAATAACAAGCTTGTTGCCAAAGGAGAAGTTGTTGTTATTGATGAGAACTTTGGTGTGCGTGTAACGGATATCATTAGTCAGTTGGAGCGCATGCAGAAATTACAATAACGGCAGATGTGAGTAAGGAGGATATAAGATATGAGCAATAAAGTATTAATTGTAGATGACGCTGCCTTCATGCGTATGATGATCAAAGAAATTCTGACAAAGAATGGATTTAATGTGGTAGGGGAAGCTAGCGATGGTGCCCAGGCCGTCGAAAAATTTAAAGAGTTGTCCCCGGATCTTGTCACAATGGATATTACCATGCCGGAAATGGATGGCATTACAGCGCTGAAAGAAATTCGCAAACTTGATTCAAGTGCTAAGGTTATCATGTGTTCTGCAATGGGCCAGCAGGCTATGGTTATTGATGCCATTCAAGCTGGGGCAAAAGATTTTATTGTAAAACCGTTTCAGGCAGATCGTGTAATCGAAGCAATTAAAAAGACGCTAGGCTAGAAAAGAGCTATCTGATATGAGATGTAGAATACACGTGAAGGTATGTAGCTTTCTTACAGGTATATGGTGGGCAGCGGGAGCGGGGCAAACGTATGCGAGCGTCTCGCTTCCGACTAAGCCTGCTCTTAATGAACCAGAAGTAGTTTCGAATTCATCGACAAGTATGTCTATGCTATTGCTCCAGACTATGTTAGCTCTTGCTTTGATTATAGGACTTATTTACATACTGTTTCGCTTTTTAGGAAAGAGAACGAACCTCTTTTTTGGAAGAACAGCGATTCGATCTTTGGGTGGTTGTTCTTTGGGGCCACAGAAATCCGTACAAATTATTCAGGTGGGGTCTTCCCTTTACCTGGTCGGTGTGGGAGAAAATATTAATCTGTTACGCCATATTGAAGGGGAGGAAGCAGATGAGATTGTTTCTTTGCTTGAATCACAGGGACAGCCATCTAATCCTTCTATCCCAAGCCTTCAAGCCTTAGTAGGCCGAATATCTAAGAAACAGATCGATAAAGAGCAACCAGCGAATCAAAACTTTCAAGCACTGTTTCAGTCTAAGGTAGAAGAGGCAAAGCAGAGGCGTAAGCGTGTAGAGGAAGAATTGTTTAATGGTGAGGAGAAGGAGTAAGAAATATGAAACGTTTGCACATAATGGCGTCAGTATTGCTGGTCGTACTTTTTCTCTTCATACCAGAAACCGGTCATGCGGCGTCTGTGCCGATCCCAGGAGTCGATATTAAGCTAGGAACGTCTAATAATCCAGAAGATGTATCAGTAACACTGCAAATTTTACTGTTGTTTACGGTTCTTTCGCTGGCACCTTCTATTTTGATTATGATGACGTGCTTTACGCGTATTGTTATCGTTCTATCGTTTACGAGAACGGCACTGTCCACGCAGCAGGCACCTCCTACACAAGTTTTGATAGGTCTTGCATTGTTTCTTACGTTTTTCATTATGGCACCTACGTTTTCGCAGGTAAACACACAGGCGGTTCAGCCATATTTGAATAAGCAGATTACACAGGAACAGGCATTGGAGAGAGCGGTTGATCCGTTTAAGAACTTTATGGTAAAACATACGCGTGGGAAAGATTTGAACTTGTTTTTGGATTATACAAAAACACCAAAACCAAAGACAGTAAAAGATATACCGTTGACAGCCCTCGTTCCAGCATATGCCATTAGTGAATTGAAAACAGCGATGCAGATGGGATTTATGATTTTTATCCCATTCATTGTAATTGACATGGTAGTAGCCAGTGTTTTGATGGCAATGGGGATGATGATGCTTCCACCGGTAATGATCTCGCTACCATTTAAAATTTTGCTGTTTATTTTAGTAGATGGCTGGTATCTTGTGGTTAAGTCTTTGCTGTTAAGTTATCAATAGGAGTGAGAGTGGAGAATGTCACAGGAATTTATTATCTCACTTGCCCAAAAAGCAGTGTTTACCCTGCTGCTTACCAGTGCGCCTCTAGTAGGGATTGCGCTTATCGTCGGCCTTTTGGTTAGTATTTTTCAGGCAACAACATCCATTCAAGAAGCAACTCTTGCTTTTGTACCAAAGATTGTAGCTACGATGGTAGCTCTAGTTATATTTGGACCGTGGATGCTTAATCACTTGCTTGATTTTACTTCTACTATTTTAGCTAATTTATACAAATTTATAGGGTAGCCTATGATTCAATTAGTAGAATTACTACCAGCCTTTTTACTTGTGTTTATTCGAATTACGGCGTTTTTTGTGGTAGCACCTGTTTTTTCTGCACGAAACGTACCGGCCATGTATAAAGTAGGACTTTCTTTTTTTCTGGCGCTCATTGCATTTCCGCTTGTTAAAGCGAGTGGTATGATTGAATTGAATTGGGCGTATGTATATCTTGCTTTGAAAGAAGTACTGGTAGGACTCCTGCTTGGATTTATTGGTTTGCTGCTTCTGTCAGCCATTCAGACTGCCGGTTCTTTTATTGATATGATGCTAGGTTTGGCTATGGCATCAGTTATCGATCCGTTAACGGGTATGAACTCTCCATTAATGGGGAATTTCAAATACGTTTTGACATTGCTCTTTATTTTATCGGTCAATGGGCACCATTTATTAATCGAAGGGATACTGTCTAGTTACCAGGCTATTCCACTTGATAAATGGATGAGTGGATGGGGAGACGGCTCTATTGCCGGATTTTTGCTCGAGAAGTTTTCCTATATGTTTATGTCTGGAATGTTGCTTGCTGCACCACTTGTTAGTTCTTTATTTGTAATGGACGTGGCACTTGGGATTGTAGCTAAGACGGTACCACAGATGAACATTTTTGTTGTGGGTATGCCAGCTAAGCTTCTGGGTGGTTTTCTCGTGTTGATTATTGTTTTTCCGGCGTACTTTTTCGTAATCGGCCATCTGCTGGAAGTGGTTTTCTCTTCTATGGCCCAGATGATTAAGATAATGGGGGCCGTTTAATGTACATGCTTCAAATCCAGATGGATCTGCAGTTTTTTGCTGGAGAAAAAACAGAAAAAGCAACTCCAAAGAAAAAACAGAAGGCACGAGAAGAAGGACAGGTAGCTAAAAGTCAGGATATTCCTGCTGCATCGCTTTTGTTGGCTATATTCCTGTTGCTTTTTTTTGCAGGAAAAAGCATGGGAGAGCAGATGAAGCAGTTTTTTCTCAGCTTCTTCAATCGTTATTTGCTAATGGAACTTACACCGGAAAATATACGGGATTTAATGATTGAAATGTGCTATCAGAGCTTCTTGATTGTTTGGCCTTTTTTGCTTGTCGCGCTTGTCATTTCTTATTTCGCCAACTATGTTCAGGTTGGGATGCTGTTTACTACTGAGCCGCTTAAGTTTAAATTAAGTGCGCTTGACCCGATTAAAGGTGCAAAAAAAATTTTTTCGATGCAGGCCGTTGTAAATTTATTAAAATCAATCCTTAAGACAGTAGTAGTTGGTCTCGCTGCCTGGCTAGTGTTATGGAATGGAAAGAACGACCTTCTAACACTAGCAACTAAGACAATTGGAGATATGATTACGGTTATCGGAAAGCTGATTATACAGCTTGGCTTTGCAATCGCTATTTTGCTTATTGTGCTGGCTATTCTAGACTACATGTATCAAAAGTTCCAGCATGAAAAGCAGCTTCGTATGTCTAAGCAGGATATAAAAGATGAGTATAAGATGATGGAAGGGGACCCGCAGATTAAAGGGAAAATTAAGCAGAAGCAGCGCGAAATGGCGATGCGCCGCATGATGCAGGAAGTTCCCAATGCTGACGTAGTCATCACGAACCCGACGCATTTTGCCGTGGCGATTAAATATGATGGTGCGACTATGCAGGCTCCTATTGTAATTGCCAAAGGACAGGACTTTGTTGCCCTTAAAATACGGCAAATTGCTAAAGAAAATAGCATCATCACAATGGAAAATAAATTACTTGCACGTACGCTGTATGCACAGGTAGAGATTCACCAACCGATTCCGGAAGATCTATTCCAGGCGGTAGCGGAAGTTCTCGCTTACGTATATAGATTAAAAGGAAAAATCTAAGAAATAGGTGGAAGGAGGAGAAACGATGAGTCGTAGAGATTTAGCTGTCATGGGGTTTGTCATTGCTATTGTTGTCATGCTTGTTATTCCCATGCCGAATCCCCTCCTCGATTTTCTTTTAATTATAAATATCTCTATCTCACTTACTGTTTTGCTTGTGGCGATGAATACGAATGATCCATCGCAGTTTTCGATCTTCCCATCGATCCTGCTTATTACGACGATTTTTCGTCTGGCACTTAACGTTTCCTCGACACGAAACATTCTCTCACATGCTGAGGCAGGAAAAGTTATTGAGGCGTTTGGCTCGTTTGTAATCGGGGGAAATGCGGTTGTCGGTTTTGTTGTCTTTTTAATTCTGACACTGATTAATTTCATGGTTATTACGAAAGGTTCCGAGCGCGTAGCGGAAGTAGCGGCACGTTTTGCACTCGATGCGATGCCAGGAAAACAGATGGCGATTGATGCTGATTTGAATGCGGGTGCTATCTCGGATGCAGAAGCACAGCAGCGTCGTCAAAAAATTAGTCAGGAATCTGAGTTTTACGGAGCGATGGATGGGGCAACGAAGTTTGTCAAAGGGGATGCCATCGCGGGGATTGTCATCTTCATTATTAATATCATTGGCGGTCTTATCATCGGGATGGTCATTCATGGCAAAGGATTTACCGACTCTGCTACAACATTTACCTTGTTATCTGTTGGTGATGGTCTTGTTAGCCAGATACCAGCCCTTCTTCTTTCTACTGCGACAGGTATTATTGTAACGCGGGCGGCTTCTGATGGAAATATTGGTGACGATTTGGCCAAACAGATCCTTGCGTATCCGCGATTGCTCTATATTGTGGCAGCTACGATATTATTGATGGGAGTGCTTACGCCGATCGGTCCGCTGAGGACAGTACCAGTAGCCGGAGTGATGGCTTTCCTTGCCTTCCGCCTGCAGCGAAATATGGGATCACAGCCAGATTCGTTTGAGGCATCTGGAGAGGAAGCGGAGATGGATGAGGTACGCAGTCCAGAAAGTGTAGTGAGTCTGTTACATATTGATCCAATTGAATTTGAATTTGGATATGGATTGATTCCACTGGCAGATACCAATCAGGGCGGCGACTTACTTGATCGAGTTATTATGATTCGTCGCCAGTGTGCAATTGAACTTGGGGTCGTCGTGCCAGTTATTCGTATCCGTGATAACATTCAACTTCGTCCAAATGAATATGTTATTAAAATTAAAGGAAATCAGGTTGCACATGGCGAAATTATGCTAGACCATTATCTGGCAATGAGTCCGGGTATTGAGGATGACTCTGTTATCGGGATTGAAACGGTAGAGCCTGCTTTTGGTCTACCAGCTCTTTGGGTGACAGAAGAAGTGAAAGAGCGTGCAGAAATGGCTGGTTACACGGTAGTAGACCCACCTTCTGTTGTAGCTACACACCTAACAGAAATTATTAAGCGTTATGGACATGAGCTGTTGAATCGGCAGGAAACAAAGGCACTCATTGACAATGTGCGTGAGACATCGCCTGCACTTGTTGAGGAGCTTATTCCAAACGTCATGTCTATTGGGGATGTACAGAAGGTGCTGCAGAAACTGCTGCGTGAGAAAATCTCGATTCGTAATTTGCCAACGATTCTGGAGACGCTTGCTGACTATGGACCGTACACGAAAGATACTGACTTGCTTACAGAGTACGTGCGTCAGTCACTTTCTCGCCAGATTACATTGCATTATGCGGTACCAGGTGAACCGTTGCGCGTGATTACAGCAGGGCCAGCATTAGAGAAGAGAATTGCGGACGCTGTACAGCAAACTGAGCAAGGAGCATATCTGGCGATTGACCCGGAAACATCGCAGCGTATTTTCAACTCACTGTCGGAACAGGTGAACCATATGCTGCAGACAGGGCAGCAGCCGCTGATCCTTACATCGCCTTCTATTCGGATGTATTTGCGTCAGCTTGTTGAACGCATGATGCCTGAAATTCCTGTTCTTTCGTATAATGAGCTGGAACCAGACGTTGAGATCCAGAGCATAGGGGTGG includes the following:
- the fliM gene encoding flagellar motor switch protein FliM, giving the protein MSEVLSQSEIDALLAAISSGEMNAEELKKEELEKKVKVYDFKRALRFSKDQIRTLTRIHENYARLLTTYFSAQLRTFVQISVASVDQLPYEEFIRSIPKMTILNIFEAEPLEGRMVMEVNPNVAYAMLERLLGGAGTTSNKTGALTEIETTIMERIFSRALYSFAEAWKNVVDMEPELELLEVNPQFMQIVSPNETVAVISFSTKIGETTGMINLCLPHVVLEPLMVKLSAHYWLSTQKKTRNEREIEILQERVRTAKLPLIAELGISTISVSEFLNLAPGDVIQLDQRTEDKVRVMVGRKAKYLATPGTSRGRSAVLIEKVLEEEGVEEDE
- the fliY gene encoding flagellar motor switch phosphatase FliY, with translation MSREMLSQDEIDALLTQNNLEDEEEEAGSQQDLNIDDILSPLEQDALGEIGNITFGSAATALSSLLGQMTDITTPKVGAIRREDVQSQFPQPYVAVHVEYTEGFQGINLLVIRTQDAQIIADLMMGGDGTSPPEELSEIHLSAVQEAMNQMMGSAATSMSTIFNKLVNISPPGIDMMDLAHGKGTENIPQEDILIKVSFRLKIGTLIDSNIMQLIPIPFAKSMVNMLIGGMGEEPAAPMPDSTPAPVVQEMPPAIPQSIPQQQPVAAGMGQDYGQPPQQPPAAYPPPYADPNLYQQPPAYPPYPQYPPQGYAAYPPQPPQQPQANVQPVQFSAFGNAAAPQGLPQNIDMLLDIPLKVTVELGRTKKLIKDILDFSPGSIIELDKLAGEPVDILVNNKLVAKGEVVVIDENFGVRVTDIISQLERMQKLQ
- a CDS encoding response regulator; this translates as MSNKVLIVDDAAFMRMMIKEILTKNGFNVVGEASDGAQAVEKFKELSPDLVTMDITMPEMDGITALKEIRKLDSSAKVIMCSAMGQQAMVIDAIQAGAKDFIVKPFQADRVIEAIKKTLG
- a CDS encoding flagellar biosynthetic protein FliO, with product MLALALIIGLIYILFRFLGKRTNLFFGRTAIRSLGGCSLGPQKSVQIIQVGSSLYLVGVGENINLLRHIEGEEADEIVSLLESQGQPSNPSIPSLQALVGRISKKQIDKEQPANQNFQALFQSKVEEAKQRRKRVEEELFNGEEKE
- the fliP gene encoding flagellar type III secretion system pore protein FliP (The bacterial flagellar biogenesis protein FliP forms a type III secretion system (T3SS)-type pore required for flagellar assembly.), yielding MKRLHIMASVLLVVLFLFIPETGHAASVPIPGVDIKLGTSNNPEDVSVTLQILLLFTVLSLAPSILIMMTCFTRIVIVLSFTRTALSTQQAPPTQVLIGLALFLTFFIMAPTFSQVNTQAVQPYLNKQITQEQALERAVDPFKNFMVKHTRGKDLNLFLDYTKTPKPKTVKDIPLTALVPAYAISELKTAMQMGFMIFIPFIVIDMVVASVLMAMGMMMLPPVMISLPFKILLFILVDGWYLVVKSLLLSYQ
- the fliQ gene encoding flagellar biosynthesis protein FliQ, whose product is MSQEFIISLAQKAVFTLLLTSAPLVGIALIVGLLVSIFQATTSIQEATLAFVPKIVATMVALVIFGPWMLNHLLDFTSTILANLYKFIG
- the fliR gene encoding flagellar biosynthetic protein FliR, whose translation is MIQLVELLPAFLLVFIRITAFFVVAPVFSARNVPAMYKVGLSFFLALIAFPLVKASGMIELNWAYVYLALKEVLVGLLLGFIGLLLLSAIQTAGSFIDMMLGLAMASVIDPLTGMNSPLMGNFKYVLTLLFILSVNGHHLLIEGILSSYQAIPLDKWMSGWGDGSIAGFLLEKFSYMFMSGMLLAAPLVSSLFVMDVALGIVAKTVPQMNIFVVGMPAKLLGGFLVLIIVFPAYFFVIGHLLEVVFSSMAQMIKIMGAV
- the flhB gene encoding flagellar biosynthesis protein FlhB; translated protein: MYMLQIQMDLQFFAGEKTEKATPKKKQKAREEGQVAKSQDIPAASLLLAIFLLLFFAGKSMGEQMKQFFLSFFNRYLLMELTPENIRDLMIEMCYQSFLIVWPFLLVALVISYFANYVQVGMLFTTEPLKFKLSALDPIKGAKKIFSMQAVVNLLKSILKTVVVGLAAWLVLWNGKNDLLTLATKTIGDMITVIGKLIIQLGFAIAILLIVLAILDYMYQKFQHEKQLRMSKQDIKDEYKMMEGDPQIKGKIKQKQREMAMRRMMQEVPNADVVITNPTHFAVAIKYDGATMQAPIVIAKGQDFVALKIRQIAKENSIITMENKLLARTLYAQVEIHQPIPEDLFQAVAEVLAYVYRLKGKI
- the flhA gene encoding flagellar biosynthesis protein FlhA, whose amino-acid sequence is MSRRDLAVMGFVIAIVVMLVIPMPNPLLDFLLIINISISLTVLLVAMNTNDPSQFSIFPSILLITTIFRLALNVSSTRNILSHAEAGKVIEAFGSFVIGGNAVVGFVVFLILTLINFMVITKGSERVAEVAARFALDAMPGKQMAIDADLNAGAISDAEAQQRRQKISQESEFYGAMDGATKFVKGDAIAGIVIFIINIIGGLIIGMVIHGKGFTDSATTFTLLSVGDGLVSQIPALLLSTATGIIVTRAASDGNIGDDLAKQILAYPRLLYIVAATILLMGVLTPIGPLRTVPVAGVMAFLAFRLQRNMGSQPDSFEASGEEAEMDEVRSPESVVSLLHIDPIEFEFGYGLIPLADTNQGGDLLDRVIMIRRQCAIELGVVVPVIRIRDNIQLRPNEYVIKIKGNQVAHGEIMLDHYLAMSPGIEDDSVIGIETVEPAFGLPALWVTEEVKERAEMAGYTVVDPPSVVATHLTEIIKRYGHELLNRQETKALIDNVRETSPALVEELIPNVMSIGDVQKVLQKLLREKISIRNLPTILETLADYGPYTKDTDLLTEYVRQSLSRQITLHYAVPGEPLRVITAGPALEKRIADAVQQTEQGAYLAIDPETSQRIFNSLSEQVNHMLQTGQQPLILTSPSIRMYLRQLVERMMPEIPVLSYNELEPDVEIQSIGVVSV